The bacterium genome window below encodes:
- a CDS encoding MarC family protein: protein MLKAISLAFVPIFVAMDAVGVLSVFIALTRRLARAERRKIILESMITSLGLCLGFIFLGKALFAWLGITGGDFMVAGGIILFILAMDGLITHDRRRGVPVAKYSGVVPIGTPLIAGPAVLTTLLILMDTYRLSVVISAVALNIALVGVVLALSDVILSVIGEAGAEVLSRIVNLFLAAMAVMMIRKGVRELILLSR, encoded by the coding sequence ATGCTCAAAGCAATCTCTCTTGCATTTGTCCCCATTTTTGTGGCTATGGACGCTGTGGGTGTATTGTCCGTGTTCATCGCCCTGACCCGAAGGCTGGCGAGAGCGGAGAGGCGTAAGATTATTCTTGAATCGATGATTACCTCTCTTGGGCTCTGCCTGGGGTTTATCTTTCTGGGAAAGGCGCTTTTCGCCTGGCTCGGCATCACCGGAGGGGATTTCATGGTGGCCGGTGGAATCATCCTTTTCATTCTGGCTATGGATGGCCTGATAACCCATGACAGGAGACGGGGAGTCCCGGTGGCAAAATATTCGGGCGTGGTTCCCATCGGCACACCTCTTATTGCCGGCCCTGCGGTTTTGACTACCCTGCTGATTCTGATGGATACCTATAGATTATCGGTAGTGATCAGTGCCGTAGCCCTCAATATCGCTTTAGTAGGCGTAGTCCTTGCCCTCTCGGACGTGATTCTATCGGTGATCGGCGAGGCAGGAGCTGAAGTTCTCTCCAGGATTGTCAATCTGTTCCTGGCAGCCATGGCCGTGATGATGATCAGGAAGGGTGTCAGGGAGCTTATTCTGCTTTCACGGTAG
- a CDS encoding nucleotidyltransferase family protein translates to MSEERRMLNKLEVLNFLSEHKQELMERFSVRKIGLFGSFCRDQATEASDIDILVNLDQPTFDHYLDLKFYLEDNLGRSVDLVLADSVKPRLKPVIAREVVYA, encoded by the coding sequence ATGAGTGAAGAGAGAAGGATGTTGAACAAACTTGAAGTGTTGAACTTCCTTTCAGAACATAAGCAGGAGCTTATGGAGCGCTTTTCGGTTCGGAAGATCGGGCTGTTTGGGTCCTTCTGTCGTGACCAGGCCACCGAAGCCAGTGATATCGATATTCTGGTGAACCTTGACCAACCCACATTTGATCATTACCTGGATTTGAAGTTCTACCTTGAAGATAACCTGGGGCGGTCCGTTGACCTCGTCCTGGCTGATTCAGTCAAACCCCGCCTCAAGCCGGTTATCGCCCGTGAGGTAGTTTATGCGTGA